A genomic segment from Takifugu rubripes chromosome 20, fTakRub1.2, whole genome shotgun sequence encodes:
- the LOC101064051 gene encoding ephrin type-B receptor 3 isoform X2, with protein sequence MTMDYFLLLCSLLLPVVSTVEETLMDTTWATTELAWTAHPETGWEEVSGYDDAMNPIRTYQVCNVREVNQNNWLRSDFIPRKDVLRVYVEMKFTVRDCNSIPNIPGSCKETFNLFYYESDSDSATATSPFWMENPYVKVDTIAPDQSFSKLDAGRVNTKVRSFGPLSKAGFYLAFQDLGSCVSLISVRVYYKKCSTTIANFAVFPETATGAEATSLVIAPGTCVPNALEVSVPLKLYCNGDGEWMVPVGACTCSAGFEPAMKDSQCQACNPGTFKSKQGDGFCIPCPPNSRTSSGASTVCSCRTGYYRSDTDSPDSACTTIPSSPRNVISIVNETSLVLEWSEPRDLGGRDDVLFNVICKKCLPERGMCSRCDDNVDISPRHLGLTQRRVTVRNLQAHTQYSFEIQAVNSVSNKSPYSPQFSTVNITTNQAAPSAIPTVHLMSATASTMSLSWLPPEKPNGIILDYEIKYHEKDQGEAIAHTMTAQRSNARIEGLKAGTSYVVQVRARTVAGYGRYSSPAHFSTNLQTDPPKSWQEQFPLIVGSITASLVFIIAVVVIAIVCLRKQRNGSESEYTEKLQQYITPGMKVYIDPFTYEDPNEAVREFAKEIDVSCVKIEEVIGAGNPPKLLSNRGKTASHLQAIPLEDITPSGEFGEVCRGRLKLPGRREIIVAIKTLKVGYTDRQRRDFLSEASIMGQFDHPNIIRLEGVVTKSRPVMIVTEFMENGALDSFLRLNDGQFTVIQLVGMLRGIAAGMKYLSDMNYVHRDLAARNILVNSNLVCKVSDFGLSRFLEDDPSDPTYTSTLYFMLTYSFAYPQGGKIPIRWTAPEAIAYRKFTSASDVWSYGIVMWEVMSYGERPYWDMSNQDVINAVEQDYRLPPPMDCPTALHQLMLDCWVKERNLRPKFTQIVATLDKLIRNAASLKVVTNSTQSTGVSQPLLDRCVPDYTTFTTVGDWLDAIKMSRYRDNFVNAGFASFDLVAQMTAEDLLRIGVTLAGHQKKILGSIQDMRLQMNQTLPVQV encoded by the exons AAACTCTGATGGACACAACATGGGCCACGACAGAATTAGCCTGGACTGCACACCCTGAGACCGGG TGGGAAGAGGTGAGCGGCTACGATGATGCGATGAACCCCATCCGGACGTACCAAGTTTGCAATGTCCGTGAAGTCAACCAGAATAACTGGCTACGCAGCGACTTTATACCCCGAAAGGATGTGCTGCGTGTTTACGTTGAAATGAAGTTCACAGTGCGAGATTGCAACAGCATCCCAAACATCCCAGGATCCTGCAAAGAGACCTTCAACCTCTTCTACTATGAGTCCGACTCTGACTCGGCCACCGCTACCAGCCCTTTCTGGATGGAGAACCCATACGTAAAGGTGGACACCATCGCTCCAGACCAGAGCTTCTCCAAGCTCGACGCTGGACGGGTGAACACCAAAGTGAGAAGTTTCGGGCCCTTGTCCAAAGCCGGGTTCTACTTAGCCTTTCAGGATCTTGGGTCCTGTGTGTCTCTCATTTCCGTGAGGGTTTATTACAAGAAGTGTTCCACCACCATCGCGAACTTTGCCGTCTTCCCAGAGACGGCAACCGGAGCCGAAGCGACATCCTTGGTCATTGCTCCGGGAACTTGCGTCCCCAACGCCCTGGAAGTGTCAGTGCCGCTGAAGCTTTATTGCAATGGCGATGGAGAGTGGATGGTTCCTGTTGGAGCCTGCACCTGCTCGGCCGGTTTTGAACCAGCCATGAAGGATAGCCAGTGTCAAG cTTGCAACCCTGGCACCTTCAAGTCTAAACAGGGTGACGGTTTCTGCATACCATGCCCGCCCAACAGCCGCACCAGCTCTGGAGCATCCACTGTTTGCTCCTGTCGAACTGGCTACTACCGCTCAGATACCGATTCTCCAGACTCCGCTTGCACAA CAATTCCTTCTTCACCGCGAAATGTCATCTCAATTGTTAACGAAACCTCATTGGTCCTGGAATGGAGTGAGCCAAGAGACCTGGGTGGGCGTGATGATGTCCTCTTCAACGTCATCTGCAAGAAGTGTCTGCCTGAGCGGGGAATGTGCTCACGCTGTGACGACAATGTCGACATCTCGCCACGCCACCTTGGGCTGACCCAGCGCCGCGTGACAGTGCGCAACCTGCAAGCTCACACGCAGTACAGCTTTGAGATCCAGGcggtcaacagtgtttccaacAAGAGCCCGTATTCACCTCAGTTCTCCACAGTGAACATCACCACAAATCAGGCCG CTCCATCTGCAATACCTACAGTTCACCTGATGTCGGCCACGGCGAGCACCATGAGCCTGTCCTGGCTACCTCCAGAGAAGCCCAACGGAATCATTCTGGATTATGAGATTAAGTACCATGAGAAG GATCAGGGTGAGGCCATCGCCCATACCATGACTGCCCAACGGAGTAATGCCCGCATCGAAGGTCTCAAGGCTGGTACATCCTATGTGGTGCAGGTCCGTGCTCGGACTGTGGCTGGTTATGGCCGCTACAGTAGCCCGGCTCACTTCAGCACCAATCTACAAA CTGATCCTCCAAAGTCATGGCAGGAGCAGTTTCCGCTCATCGTAGGATCCATTACTGCCAGCTTGGTCTTCATTATCGCAGTCGTGGTCATTGCTATTGTCTGCCTCAG gaagcagagaaatGGTTCAGAGTCAGAATACACGGAGAAACTGCAGCAGTACA TAACGCCGGGAATGAAGGTCTACATTGACCCTTTCACCTATGAAGACCCCAATGAGGCGGTGCGCGAGTTTGCCAAGGAGATAGACGTTTCCTGCGTGAAGATCGAGGAGGTCATTGGCGCAGGTAACCCACCAAAGCTCCTGAGCAACAGGGGGAAGACTGCTAGTCACCTCCAGGCCATACCATTAGAGGACATCACACCAAGCG GAGAGTTTGGGGAGGTGTGCCGTGGCCGCCTCAAGCTGCCTGGACGGCGGGAGATAATTGTAGCCATCAAGACTCTCAAGGTGGGCTACACTGACCGGCAGAGGcgagacttcctgtctgaggcgTCCATTATGGGCCAGTTTGACCATCCCAACATCATCCGGCTGGAAGGGGTGGTCACGAAGAGTCGGCCAGTGATGATTGTGACAGAGTTCATGGAGAACGGAGCGTTAGACTCATTCTTAAGG CTGAATGACGGGCAGTTCACAGTGATCCAGCTGGTGGGCATGCTGCGCGGCATCGCAGCAGGCATGAAATATCTGTCGGACATGAACTATGTGCACAGAGACTTGGCGGCGCGCAACATCCTCGTCAACAGTAATCTGGTGTGTAAAGTTTCTGACTTTGGACTATCCCGTTTTCTCGAGGATGACCCGTCAGATCCGACCTACACCAGCACCCTG TATTTCATGCTCACATACTCATTCGCATATCCACAGGGAGGGAAGATCCCCATTCGCTGGACGGCTCCGGAGGCCATTGCATACAGAAAGTTCACGTCGGCCAGTGATGTATGGAGTTATGGTATTGTCATGTGGGAAGTGATGTCGTATGGCGAGCGGCCGTATTGGGACATGAGCAATCAAGAT GTGATAAATGCAGTGGAGCAGGATTATCGGCTCCCGCCCCCCATGGACTGCCCCACGGCACTCCATCAGCTCATGCTAGACTGCTGGGTGAAAGAGAGGAACCTGCGGCCCAAATTCACCCAAATCGTGGCCACACTGGATAAGCTTATCCGTAATGCTGCCAGCCTCAAGGTGGTTACCAACAGCACACAATCCACAGG GGTATCCCAGCCACTGCTTGACCGCTGTGTGCCAGACTATACCACTTTCACCACTGTGGGGGACTGGCTGGATGCCATCAAGATGAGCCGTTACCGTGACAACTTTGTCAACGCCGGATTTGCTTCCTTTGATCTGGTGGCCCAGATGACAGCAGA gGATTTACTGCGGATAGGAGTAACGCTGGCTGGCCATCAGAAGAAGATTCTCGGTAGCATTCAAGATATGCGACTACAGATGAaccaaacacttcctgtccaggtgtGA
- the LOC101064051 gene encoding ephrin type-B receptor 3 isoform X5, with translation MTMDYFLLLCSLLLPVVSTVEETLMDTTWATTELAWTAHPETGWEEVSGYDDAMNPIRTYQVCNVREVNQNNWLRSDFIPRKDVLRVYVEMKFTVRDCNSIPNIPGSCKETFNLFYYESDSDSATATSPFWMENPYVKVDTIAPDQSFSKLDAGRVNTKVRSFGPLSKAGFYLAFQDLGSCVSLISVRVYYKKCSTTIANFAVFPETATGAEATSLVIAPGTCVPNALEVSVPLKLYCNGDGEWMVPVGACTCSAGFEPAMKDSQCQACNPGTFKSKQGDGFCIPCPPNSRTSSGASTVCSCRTGYYRSDTDSPDSACTTIPSSPRNVISIVNETSLVLEWSEPRDLGGRDDVLFNVICKKCLPERGMCSRCDDNVDISPRHLGLTQRRVTVRNLQAHTQYSFEIQAVNSVSNKSPYSPQFSTVNITTNQAAPSAIPTVHLMSATASTMSLSWLPPEKPNGIILDYEIKYHEKDQGEAIAHTMTAQRSNARIEGLKAGTSYVVQVRARTVAGYGRYSSPAHFSTNLQTDPPKSWQEQFPLIVGSITASLVFIIAVVVIAIVCLRKQRNGSESEYTEKLQQYITPGMKVYIDPFTYEDPNEAVREFAKEIDVSCVKIEEVIGAGEFGEVCRGRLKLPGRREIIVAIKTLKVGYTDRQRRDFLSEASIMGQFDHPNIIRLEGVVTKSRPVMIVTEFMENGALDSFLRLNDGQFTVIQLVGMLRGIAAGMKYLSDMNYVHRDLAARNILVNSNLVCKVSDFGLSRFLEDDPSDPTYTSTLYFMLTYSFAYPQGGKIPIRWTAPEAIAYRKFTSASDVWSYGIVMWEVMSYGERPYWDMSNQDVINAVEQDYRLPPPMDCPTALHQLMLDCWVKERNLRPKFTQIVATLDKLIRNAASLKVVTNSTQSTGVSQPLLDRCVPDYTTFTTVGDWLDAIKMSRYRDNFVNAGFASFDLVAQMTAEDLLRIGVTLAGHQKKILGSIQDMRLQMNQTLPVQV, from the exons AAACTCTGATGGACACAACATGGGCCACGACAGAATTAGCCTGGACTGCACACCCTGAGACCGGG TGGGAAGAGGTGAGCGGCTACGATGATGCGATGAACCCCATCCGGACGTACCAAGTTTGCAATGTCCGTGAAGTCAACCAGAATAACTGGCTACGCAGCGACTTTATACCCCGAAAGGATGTGCTGCGTGTTTACGTTGAAATGAAGTTCACAGTGCGAGATTGCAACAGCATCCCAAACATCCCAGGATCCTGCAAAGAGACCTTCAACCTCTTCTACTATGAGTCCGACTCTGACTCGGCCACCGCTACCAGCCCTTTCTGGATGGAGAACCCATACGTAAAGGTGGACACCATCGCTCCAGACCAGAGCTTCTCCAAGCTCGACGCTGGACGGGTGAACACCAAAGTGAGAAGTTTCGGGCCCTTGTCCAAAGCCGGGTTCTACTTAGCCTTTCAGGATCTTGGGTCCTGTGTGTCTCTCATTTCCGTGAGGGTTTATTACAAGAAGTGTTCCACCACCATCGCGAACTTTGCCGTCTTCCCAGAGACGGCAACCGGAGCCGAAGCGACATCCTTGGTCATTGCTCCGGGAACTTGCGTCCCCAACGCCCTGGAAGTGTCAGTGCCGCTGAAGCTTTATTGCAATGGCGATGGAGAGTGGATGGTTCCTGTTGGAGCCTGCACCTGCTCGGCCGGTTTTGAACCAGCCATGAAGGATAGCCAGTGTCAAG cTTGCAACCCTGGCACCTTCAAGTCTAAACAGGGTGACGGTTTCTGCATACCATGCCCGCCCAACAGCCGCACCAGCTCTGGAGCATCCACTGTTTGCTCCTGTCGAACTGGCTACTACCGCTCAGATACCGATTCTCCAGACTCCGCTTGCACAA CAATTCCTTCTTCACCGCGAAATGTCATCTCAATTGTTAACGAAACCTCATTGGTCCTGGAATGGAGTGAGCCAAGAGACCTGGGTGGGCGTGATGATGTCCTCTTCAACGTCATCTGCAAGAAGTGTCTGCCTGAGCGGGGAATGTGCTCACGCTGTGACGACAATGTCGACATCTCGCCACGCCACCTTGGGCTGACCCAGCGCCGCGTGACAGTGCGCAACCTGCAAGCTCACACGCAGTACAGCTTTGAGATCCAGGcggtcaacagtgtttccaacAAGAGCCCGTATTCACCTCAGTTCTCCACAGTGAACATCACCACAAATCAGGCCG CTCCATCTGCAATACCTACAGTTCACCTGATGTCGGCCACGGCGAGCACCATGAGCCTGTCCTGGCTACCTCCAGAGAAGCCCAACGGAATCATTCTGGATTATGAGATTAAGTACCATGAGAAG GATCAGGGTGAGGCCATCGCCCATACCATGACTGCCCAACGGAGTAATGCCCGCATCGAAGGTCTCAAGGCTGGTACATCCTATGTGGTGCAGGTCCGTGCTCGGACTGTGGCTGGTTATGGCCGCTACAGTAGCCCGGCTCACTTCAGCACCAATCTACAAA CTGATCCTCCAAAGTCATGGCAGGAGCAGTTTCCGCTCATCGTAGGATCCATTACTGCCAGCTTGGTCTTCATTATCGCAGTCGTGGTCATTGCTATTGTCTGCCTCAG gaagcagagaaatGGTTCAGAGTCAGAATACACGGAGAAACTGCAGCAGTACA TAACGCCGGGAATGAAGGTCTACATTGACCCTTTCACCTATGAAGACCCCAATGAGGCGGTGCGCGAGTTTGCCAAGGAGATAGACGTTTCCTGCGTGAAGATCGAGGAGGTCATTGGCGCAG GAGAGTTTGGGGAGGTGTGCCGTGGCCGCCTCAAGCTGCCTGGACGGCGGGAGATAATTGTAGCCATCAAGACTCTCAAGGTGGGCTACACTGACCGGCAGAGGcgagacttcctgtctgaggcgTCCATTATGGGCCAGTTTGACCATCCCAACATCATCCGGCTGGAAGGGGTGGTCACGAAGAGTCGGCCAGTGATGATTGTGACAGAGTTCATGGAGAACGGAGCGTTAGACTCATTCTTAAGG CTGAATGACGGGCAGTTCACAGTGATCCAGCTGGTGGGCATGCTGCGCGGCATCGCAGCAGGCATGAAATATCTGTCGGACATGAACTATGTGCACAGAGACTTGGCGGCGCGCAACATCCTCGTCAACAGTAATCTGGTGTGTAAAGTTTCTGACTTTGGACTATCCCGTTTTCTCGAGGATGACCCGTCAGATCCGACCTACACCAGCACCCTG TATTTCATGCTCACATACTCATTCGCATATCCACAGGGAGGGAAGATCCCCATTCGCTGGACGGCTCCGGAGGCCATTGCATACAGAAAGTTCACGTCGGCCAGTGATGTATGGAGTTATGGTATTGTCATGTGGGAAGTGATGTCGTATGGCGAGCGGCCGTATTGGGACATGAGCAATCAAGAT GTGATAAATGCAGTGGAGCAGGATTATCGGCTCCCGCCCCCCATGGACTGCCCCACGGCACTCCATCAGCTCATGCTAGACTGCTGGGTGAAAGAGAGGAACCTGCGGCCCAAATTCACCCAAATCGTGGCCACACTGGATAAGCTTATCCGTAATGCTGCCAGCCTCAAGGTGGTTACCAACAGCACACAATCCACAGG GGTATCCCAGCCACTGCTTGACCGCTGTGTGCCAGACTATACCACTTTCACCACTGTGGGGGACTGGCTGGATGCCATCAAGATGAGCCGTTACCGTGACAACTTTGTCAACGCCGGATTTGCTTCCTTTGATCTGGTGGCCCAGATGACAGCAGA gGATTTACTGCGGATAGGAGTAACGCTGGCTGGCCATCAGAAGAAGATTCTCGGTAGCATTCAAGATATGCGACTACAGATGAaccaaacacttcctgtccaggtgtGA
- the LOC101064051 gene encoding ephrin type-B receptor 3 isoform X9: MTMDYFLLLCSLLLPVVSTVEETLMDTTWATTELAWTAHPETGWEEVSGYDDAMNPIRTYQVCNVREVNQNNWLRSDFIPRKDVLRVYVEMKFTVRDCNSIPNIPGSCKETFNLFYYESDSDSATATSPFWMENPYVKVDTIAPDQSFSKLDAGRVNTKVRSFGPLSKAGFYLAFQDLGSCVSLISVRVYYKKCSTTIANFAVFPETATGAEATSLVIAPGTCVPNALEVSVPLKLYCNGDGEWMVPVGACTCSAGFEPAMKDSQCQACNPGTFKSKQGDGFCIPCPPNSRTSSGASTVCSCRTGYYRSDTDSPDSACTTIPSSPRNVISIVNETSLVLEWSEPRDLGGRDDVLFNVICKKCLPERGMCSRCDDNVDISPRHLGLTQRRVTVRNLQAHTQYSFEIQAVNSVSNKSPYSPQFSTVNITTNQAAPSAIPTVHLMSATASTMSLSWLPPEKPNGIILDYEIKYHEKDQGEAIAHTMTAQRSNARIEGLKAGTSYVVQVRARTVAGYGRYSSPAHFSTNLQTDPPKSWQEQFPLIVGSITASLVFIIAVVVIAIVCLRKQRNGSESEYTEKLQQYITPGMKVYIDPFTYEDPNEAVREFAKEIDVSCVKIEEVIGAGEFGEVCRGRLKLPGRREIIVAIKTLKVGYTDRQRRDFLSEASIMGQFDHPNIIRLEGVVTKSRPVMIVTEFMENGALDSFLRLNDGQFTVIQLVGMLRGIAAGMKYLSDMNYVHRDLAARNILVNSNLVCKVSDFGLSRFLEDDPSDPTYTSTLGGKIPIRWTAPEAIAYRKFTSASDVWSYGIVMWEVMSYGERPYWDMSNQDVINAVEQDYRLPPPMDCPTALHQLMLDCWVKERNLRPKFTQIVATLDKLIRNAASLKVVTNSTQSTGDLLRIGVTLAGHQKKILGSIQDMRLQMNQTLPVQV; this comes from the exons AAACTCTGATGGACACAACATGGGCCACGACAGAATTAGCCTGGACTGCACACCCTGAGACCGGG TGGGAAGAGGTGAGCGGCTACGATGATGCGATGAACCCCATCCGGACGTACCAAGTTTGCAATGTCCGTGAAGTCAACCAGAATAACTGGCTACGCAGCGACTTTATACCCCGAAAGGATGTGCTGCGTGTTTACGTTGAAATGAAGTTCACAGTGCGAGATTGCAACAGCATCCCAAACATCCCAGGATCCTGCAAAGAGACCTTCAACCTCTTCTACTATGAGTCCGACTCTGACTCGGCCACCGCTACCAGCCCTTTCTGGATGGAGAACCCATACGTAAAGGTGGACACCATCGCTCCAGACCAGAGCTTCTCCAAGCTCGACGCTGGACGGGTGAACACCAAAGTGAGAAGTTTCGGGCCCTTGTCCAAAGCCGGGTTCTACTTAGCCTTTCAGGATCTTGGGTCCTGTGTGTCTCTCATTTCCGTGAGGGTTTATTACAAGAAGTGTTCCACCACCATCGCGAACTTTGCCGTCTTCCCAGAGACGGCAACCGGAGCCGAAGCGACATCCTTGGTCATTGCTCCGGGAACTTGCGTCCCCAACGCCCTGGAAGTGTCAGTGCCGCTGAAGCTTTATTGCAATGGCGATGGAGAGTGGATGGTTCCTGTTGGAGCCTGCACCTGCTCGGCCGGTTTTGAACCAGCCATGAAGGATAGCCAGTGTCAAG cTTGCAACCCTGGCACCTTCAAGTCTAAACAGGGTGACGGTTTCTGCATACCATGCCCGCCCAACAGCCGCACCAGCTCTGGAGCATCCACTGTTTGCTCCTGTCGAACTGGCTACTACCGCTCAGATACCGATTCTCCAGACTCCGCTTGCACAA CAATTCCTTCTTCACCGCGAAATGTCATCTCAATTGTTAACGAAACCTCATTGGTCCTGGAATGGAGTGAGCCAAGAGACCTGGGTGGGCGTGATGATGTCCTCTTCAACGTCATCTGCAAGAAGTGTCTGCCTGAGCGGGGAATGTGCTCACGCTGTGACGACAATGTCGACATCTCGCCACGCCACCTTGGGCTGACCCAGCGCCGCGTGACAGTGCGCAACCTGCAAGCTCACACGCAGTACAGCTTTGAGATCCAGGcggtcaacagtgtttccaacAAGAGCCCGTATTCACCTCAGTTCTCCACAGTGAACATCACCACAAATCAGGCCG CTCCATCTGCAATACCTACAGTTCACCTGATGTCGGCCACGGCGAGCACCATGAGCCTGTCCTGGCTACCTCCAGAGAAGCCCAACGGAATCATTCTGGATTATGAGATTAAGTACCATGAGAAG GATCAGGGTGAGGCCATCGCCCATACCATGACTGCCCAACGGAGTAATGCCCGCATCGAAGGTCTCAAGGCTGGTACATCCTATGTGGTGCAGGTCCGTGCTCGGACTGTGGCTGGTTATGGCCGCTACAGTAGCCCGGCTCACTTCAGCACCAATCTACAAA CTGATCCTCCAAAGTCATGGCAGGAGCAGTTTCCGCTCATCGTAGGATCCATTACTGCCAGCTTGGTCTTCATTATCGCAGTCGTGGTCATTGCTATTGTCTGCCTCAG gaagcagagaaatGGTTCAGAGTCAGAATACACGGAGAAACTGCAGCAGTACA TAACGCCGGGAATGAAGGTCTACATTGACCCTTTCACCTATGAAGACCCCAATGAGGCGGTGCGCGAGTTTGCCAAGGAGATAGACGTTTCCTGCGTGAAGATCGAGGAGGTCATTGGCGCAG GAGAGTTTGGGGAGGTGTGCCGTGGCCGCCTCAAGCTGCCTGGACGGCGGGAGATAATTGTAGCCATCAAGACTCTCAAGGTGGGCTACACTGACCGGCAGAGGcgagacttcctgtctgaggcgTCCATTATGGGCCAGTTTGACCATCCCAACATCATCCGGCTGGAAGGGGTGGTCACGAAGAGTCGGCCAGTGATGATTGTGACAGAGTTCATGGAGAACGGAGCGTTAGACTCATTCTTAAGG CTGAATGACGGGCAGTTCACAGTGATCCAGCTGGTGGGCATGCTGCGCGGCATCGCAGCAGGCATGAAATATCTGTCGGACATGAACTATGTGCACAGAGACTTGGCGGCGCGCAACATCCTCGTCAACAGTAATCTGGTGTGTAAAGTTTCTGACTTTGGACTATCCCGTTTTCTCGAGGATGACCCGTCAGATCCGACCTACACCAGCACCCTG GGAGGGAAGATCCCCATTCGCTGGACGGCTCCGGAGGCCATTGCATACAGAAAGTTCACGTCGGCCAGTGATGTATGGAGTTATGGTATTGTCATGTGGGAAGTGATGTCGTATGGCGAGCGGCCGTATTGGGACATGAGCAATCAAGAT GTGATAAATGCAGTGGAGCAGGATTATCGGCTCCCGCCCCCCATGGACTGCCCCACGGCACTCCATCAGCTCATGCTAGACTGCTGGGTGAAAGAGAGGAACCTGCGGCCCAAATTCACCCAAATCGTGGCCACACTGGATAAGCTTATCCGTAATGCTGCCAGCCTCAAGGTGGTTACCAACAGCACACAATCCACAGG gGATTTACTGCGGATAGGAGTAACGCTGGCTGGCCATCAGAAGAAGATTCTCGGTAGCATTCAAGATATGCGACTACAGATGAaccaaacacttcctgtccaggtgtGA